In the Candidatus Methylomirabilota bacterium genome, one interval contains:
- a CDS encoding sigma-70 family RNA polymerase sigma factor, whose protein sequence is MTEIHAEGSLVQRLQAGDAEALEMLMERYSARVYRLAYSITRNAGDAEEVVQDVFLSVFRKVRGFEGRAAVATWLYRVTANAALNKRRGKRLEVENSLDQWLPTYRADGHREGNRPFLVVDWSQDPERALLEGETRAELERALDALPPRYRAVLVLRDVEGLSSEETAAVLAESVSAVKSCLHRARMVLRERLTRRLAPELESQWAGS, encoded by the coding sequence GTGACTGAAATCCACGCTGAGGGGAGCCTGGTGCAGCGCCTCCAGGCTGGCGACGCCGAGGCGCTGGAGATGCTCATGGAACGCTACTCGGCCCGGGTCTATCGCCTGGCCTACTCCATCACCCGCAACGCCGGCGACGCCGAGGAGGTGGTCCAGGACGTCTTCCTGAGCGTGTTCCGCAAGGTGCGGGGGTTCGAAGGACGTGCCGCCGTGGCCACCTGGCTCTACCGGGTCACCGCCAACGCGGCGCTCAACAAGCGGCGCGGCAAGCGCCTGGAGGTGGAGAACTCGCTCGACCAGTGGCTGCCCACCTACAGGGCCGACGGCCATCGGGAGGGGAACCGTCCGTTCCTCGTGGTCGACTGGTCCCAGGACCCGGAGCGCGCGCTCCTCGAGGGTGAGACCCGCGCCGAGCTCGAGCGGGCCCTCGACGCCCTGCCTCCGCGTTATCGCGCCGTGCTGGTGCTGCGGGACGTCGAAGGCCTCTCCTCGGAGGAGACGGCCGCGGTCCTTGCCGAATCGGTGTCCGCGGTCAAGTCGTGCCTGCACCGCGCCCGCATGGTCCTGCGTGAGCGCCTGACGCGCCGTCTAGCCCCTGAGCTGGAGAGTCAGTGGGCCGGAAGCTGA